In Sphingobacteriales bacterium, a genomic segment contains:
- a CDS encoding TAXI family TRAP transporter solute-binding subunit: protein MKQILSFILLAGLMPLISSGQEDPFTVKNDTVLTIVSGVETGSYFQIAQDLIKYSGCKLVIKPSQGAINNYALLINDPLVNIGMVQYDVLLKGKQHDYETKKQISENLQVLIPLGYEDIHLITRVNSNILSVKDLAGKKVSVGNPQTEGTSITTGLIRSVTSVPWEEVNMSFDSAFVALLNGKIDAMFFVGYAPVQKLKALLPTFNQLIKLVPIEEEALAQFHHKTVITAGTYPWLNEDVATYAVRAYLVANIKTDNQVNIAAYEKLLNAIKNNMDILVQNGHPAWKKVDLSFKDVKWPVHPAAKKVFKLK, encoded by the coding sequence ATGAAGCAAATATTATCATTCATTCTGCTGGCAGGCCTGATGCCACTGATTTCTTCTGGTCAGGAAGATCCGTTTACTGTAAAAAACGATACAGTGCTGACAATAGTTTCCGGTGTTGAAACCGGCTCATATTTTCAGATAGCCCAGGATTTGATTAAATATTCCGGTTGTAAGCTGGTCATCAAGCCTTCGCAGGGAGCAATCAATAATTATGCTTTGCTGATTAATGATCCCTTGGTGAATATAGGTATGGTTCAATATGATGTTTTATTGAAGGGTAAACAACATGATTATGAAACCAAAAAACAAATCAGTGAAAACCTTCAGGTATTGATTCCGTTGGGTTATGAAGATATTCACCTGATTACGCGAGTCAATTCAAATATTCTCTCTGTAAAAGATCTGGCCGGGAAAAAGGTTTCTGTCGGTAATCCACAGACAGAAGGCACCTCCATTACGACCGGACTTATCAGAAGTGTTACTTCAGTTCCATGGGAAGAAGTGAATATGTCGTTCGACAGTGCTTTTGTTGCTTTACTCAACGGAAAGATAGATGCCATGTTCTTTGTGGGTTATGCACCGGTTCAGAAACTAAAGGCTCTTTTGCCGACTTTCAACCAGTTGATAAAACTTGTACCTATTGAAGAAGAAGCACTTGCCCAGTTTCATCACAAAACGGTTATCACAGCCGGAACGTATCCATGGCTGAATGAAGATGTTGCTACTTATGCTGTTCGTGCTTATCTGGTTGCCAATATTAAAACCGACAATCAGGTGAATATAGCTGCTTATGAAAAACTTTTAAATGCTATCAAAAATAACATGGATATTTTGGTACAGAACGGACATCCTGCATGGAA